The Thermoanaerobaculia bacterium DNA segment CCGGCCTTTTGCTATCCTGCCGCGGAAAGCGCGTCTTGACCCATCCGCTGCTGGCTACCCACGCGATCGCCGCGGTCGAGCACTATCTCGAGCGCGAGACCGTCGTCGGCGTGTTCGTGCTCCTCTTCTTCGGGGCGTTCGGACCCAGCCCGCCGGAAGAATCGATCCTCCTCCTGGCGGGATACGTCGTCTACCAGGATCTGGCGCGGTTCTGGCCGATCGTTCTCTCCGCGCTCGTCGCGGCGGTCCTCGGCGACACCTGCCTCTACGGGATCGGCCGCCTCCTCGGAGGCAATCTCGAGAAGCGGCCGTGGCTCGCCAAGATCTTCCCCCGCGAGAAGATCGAGTTCGTCAAGGGGCGATTTCGCCGGTACCAGTTTCGCGCCGTCGTCGCGGGGCGCTACGTGTACGGGCTCCGTCCCGTCCTCTTCTTCACGTCCGGAGCGTCGCGGATGCCGCTCTGGAAGTTCCTCGCGGCGGATTCCCTCGCCGCGTTCGCGAACGCGGTGGTATGGGTGTTCCTCGGCGACCGGTTCGGAGGGCGGATCGGCGACGTGCTGCACTGGGCGGAGCGCTCCGAGACGGTTCTCCTCGTGCTCGCGGGAGCGCTGATCGGCTACTTCATTCTCGAGAGCATCCTCGTCCACGCGAAGAAATGGAAGGAGACGTCCCCCTTCGTCCGCTGGGCGACCGGCTGGAAGATCGCGGCGATCGCCGGCACGGTGCTGCTCCTCGTGTACCTCGAGGTGTGGTTCCGGGCGCGGGGCATCAGCCTGACGCGCCTCCGGCGCCTCTGAAGGCCAGCGCGGCGATGCATCGAGCCGGGCGGGCGCGTGCGCC contains these protein-coding regions:
- a CDS encoding DedA family protein; translated protein: MTHPLLATHAIAAVEHYLERETVVGVFVLLFFGAFGPSPPEESILLLAGYVVYQDLARFWPIVLSALVAAVLGDTCLYGIGRLLGGNLEKRPWLAKIFPREKIEFVKGRFRRYQFRAVVAGRYVYGLRPVLFFTSGASRMPLWKFLAADSLAAFANAVVWVFLGDRFGGRIGDVLHWAERSETVLLVLAGALIGYFILESILVHAKKWKETSPFVRWATGWKIAAIAGTVLLLVYLEVWFRARGISLTRLRRL